In a single window of the Oecophyllibacter saccharovorans genome:
- the lptF gene encoding LPS export ABC transporter permease LptF, with protein MAAAPTPPLPLLDHYILRQLLVALLALTGGAVALIWLTQSLHFVTLIVQHGLSLRAFLHLTLLMAPSFAVVILPVTTFLVILFLYQKLAGDRELTVMHAAGLSTLRLARPGLLCALAATGASLVLSLWLAPVSYHAFHAYEFQIRNRLAAFLLEEGVFTHVSETMTIYIHKRDGSNAFQGVMIQDNRDPANPVTVLAERGAMVPDALRPRLVLYNGSRQVLDRRTRQLAMLNFDHNMVDLTTTRAGAHQSEDAAELPLGQLLHPPAQLSQHVRNKWRVEGLHRLTGPLSAFSYSVIALVCVLRGRFSKHGNFWRPLLAIFLVVGLLTFSLMLKSMTARTPALAPLMVTLALLPGMIGLLCLFFDGRRTRPARPA; from the coding sequence ATGGCCGCTGCGCCCACACCGCCCTTGCCGCTGCTTGACCACTATATCCTGCGGCAGCTGCTGGTGGCCCTTCTGGCGCTGACCGGCGGGGCGGTGGCGCTGATCTGGCTGACGCAATCGCTGCATTTTGTCACCCTCATCGTCCAGCACGGACTCTCCCTGCGCGCCTTTTTGCATCTGACCCTGCTGATGGCGCCAAGCTTTGCCGTCGTCATCCTGCCGGTCACGACGTTTCTGGTAATTCTGTTTCTGTACCAGAAGCTGGCCGGCGACCGGGAACTGACCGTCATGCATGCCGCGGGGCTGTCCACGCTCAGGCTGGCGCGACCCGGACTCCTCTGTGCGCTGGCCGCCACAGGTGCCAGTCTTGTGCTCTCCCTCTGGCTCGCTCCTGTTTCCTATCACGCCTTTCACGCCTATGAATTCCAGATCAGAAACCGCCTCGCTGCCTTCCTGCTGGAAGAAGGCGTTTTCACCCATGTTTCGGAAACGATGACGATCTACATCCACAAACGTGACGGCTCCAATGCATTTCAGGGAGTAATGATCCAGGATAACCGGGACCCGGCCAATCCCGTGACAGTTCTGGCTGAGCGCGGCGCCATGGTTCCCGATGCGCTGAGGCCGCGCCTCGTCCTCTACAATGGTTCCCGTCAGGTCCTTGATCGCCGGACCCGGCAGCTGGCTATGCTGAATTTCGACCACAACATGGTCGATCTCACCACCACCAGAGCCGGCGCCCATCAGAGCGAAGACGCTGCCGAACTGCCGCTGGGTCAGCTCCTGCACCCACCTGCCCAACTTTCACAACATGTGCGCAACAAATGGCGCGTGGAAGGGCTGCACAGGCTGACCGGGCCCTTAAGCGCTTTTTCCTACAGCGTTATCGCCCTCGTCTGCGTCCTGCGTGGGCGCTTCTCCAAACACGGCAATTTCTGGCGCCCCCTGCTCGCCATTTTCCTGGTCGTGGGCCTGCTGACCTTCTCGCTGATGCTCAAGAGCATGACGGCACGCACGCCTGCCCTGGCGCCCCTGATGGTCACCCTGGCGCTGCTGCCGGGCATGATCGGGCTCCTGTGTCTGTTCTTTGACGGACGCCGCACACGCCCGGCCCGGCCGGCCTGA